From a single Raphanus sativus cultivar WK10039 chromosome 3, ASM80110v3, whole genome shotgun sequence genomic region:
- the LOC108846413 gene encoding B3 domain-containing transcription factor NGA4, with protein MNTSTRTSSVQEPTENGASGSDNNNFNSAMKEHMFYKVLTPSDVGKLNRLVIPKQHAENYFPLEDNQTGTVLDFEDRTGKTWRFRYSYWNSSQSYVMTKGWSRFVKEKKLDSGDTVSFHRGHVSGNNEPEKRINILYIDWRHRANRNLVHNINYHHYPLLGSSPYPTASYYPHYRRFSPFYQEREFLGYGYGRIVHGPLDHHLHQWNLGRSEPLVYDSYPVFPTMRFTSSSAMLPPSLPSQPPTVKKVRLFGVDVEESSFSGAEMSVAGYSPFSPVVIRDDESTWRSSRGEMCASSSSSVMQLTGDEEYQRKGKSVEK; from the coding sequence ATGAATACGTCGACGAGGACAAGCTCTGTCCAAGAACCGACCGAGAACGGAGCTAGTGGCTCCGACAACAACAACTTCAACTCGGCGATGAAAGAGCACATGTTCTACAAAGTGCTAACACCAAGCGACGTAGGGAAACTAAACCGGCTTGTGATACCAAAGCAACATGCAGAGAACTACTTCCCTTTAGAGGACAATCAAACCGGCACGGTACTGGATTTCGAAGACAGAACCGGAAAGACATGGAGGTTTCGCTACTCGTATTGGAACAGTAGCCAGAGTTACGTGATGACTAAAGGATGGAGCCGTTTCGTCAAAGAGAAGAAACTCGACAGCGGAGACACCGTCTCGTTCCACCGTGGACATGTCTCTGGCAATAACGAGCCGGAGAAACGAATAAACATATTGTACATTGACTGGAGGCATAGAGCCAACAGAAACCTCGTGCACAACATTAACTATCATCACTACCCGTTGTTGGGGTCTTCACCTTATCCAACGGCTAGTTATTATCCTCATTACCGAAGGTTTTCACCATTTTATCAAGAGAGGGAGTTTTTAGGGTATGGTTATGGTAGAATTGTTCATGGACCGTtggatcatcatcttcatcagtgGAATCTTGGTAGATCTGAGCCGTTGGTTTATGACTCGTATCCTGTTTTTCCGACGATGAGGTTTACTTCGTCGTCCGCAATGTTGCCGCCTTCTCTTCCTTCTCAGCCACCGACGGTGAAGAAGGTAAGGCTGTTTGGGGTCGATGTGGAGGAGTCTTCTTTTTCAGGTGCCGAAATGAGTGTTGCTGGATACTCTCCGTTTTCTCCAGTTGTGATCAGAGATGATGAATCAACTTGGAGGTCGTCACGTGGCGAAATGTGTGCGTCATCGTCTTCTTCGGTTATGCAGTTAACAGGTGATGAAGAATATCAAAGGAAAGGGAAGTCTGTAGAAAAATAA
- the LOC108846422 gene encoding uncharacterized protein LOC108846422, translating to MSTFSPSLAVLSLILLGLSLVSSNPSTEINKGGEIRLPSEKTNGEFCGETSKPGSCPVKCFRADPVCGEDGVTYWCGCADALCHGVRVSKHGACDVGNGVGLSVPGQALLLIHIVWLMALGFSILFGLF from the coding sequence ATGTCGACGTTTTCGCCGTCGTTAGCCGTCCTTTCTCTGATTCTTCTAGGCCTATCTCTGGTTTCATCTAATCCATCGACGGAGATCAACAAGGGAGGAGAGATTCGATTACCTTCGGAGAAGACCAACGGCGAATTCTGCGGAGAAACGTCTAAACCGGGTTCTTGTCCGGTTAAATGTTTTAGGGCTGATCCGGTTTGCGGCGAAGACGGTGTTACTTACTGGTGCGGATGTGCAGATGCTTTGTGCCACGGCGTTCGTGTTTCTAAACATGGAGCTTGCGATGTTGGTAATGGCGTTGGGTTGTCTGTTCCTGGACAAGCTTTGCTTCTGATCCACATTGTCTGGTTGATGGCTCTTGGGTTTTCGATTCTTTTTGGTCTCTTCTGA
- the LOC108844800 gene encoding uncharacterized protein LOC108844800, which translates to MRIYVRAALVFREKESVDIERFSDSLKLKKSGSFYDYLVLRPDNFPKELLGDTRREQHVKRAISNQEADLQKLDDFEKLEAKSTKIMNEDFNDDYNLADDGMIP; encoded by the exons ATGAGGATTTACGTGCGAGCTGCGCTAGTTTTCAGAG AGAAAGAGAGTGTAGACATTGAGAGGTTTTCAGACTCGTTGAAGCTGAAGAAGAGTGGATCTTTTTATGATTATCTTGTTCTTAGACCTGATAACTTCCCTAAAGAACTTCTTGGAG ATACTCGAAGGGAACAGCATGTGAAGAGAGCAATATCGAATCAAGAAGCAG ATCTTCAGAAATTGGATGACTTTGAGAAGCTTGAAGCAAAGTCTACTAAG ATAATGAATGAAGACTTTAATGATGACTATAACTTGGCTGATGATGGTATGATACCATAA